Proteins encoded within one genomic window of bacterium:
- a CDS encoding AAA family ATPase, translating into MSRFEEKLNELEKAFTPAAPINKREFFAGRVNEIVKVIDAVKEKGAHAIVYGERGVGKTSLANITAEVISEAAVIKTSCVSYDKYEDIWDKTLKRIKMIGEQRRIGYIEDVNVVEYTAREFIPEGQEIKPENVADIISGIFNKGIIIVDEFDRIKGEKIKRLMADTIKYISDNISGITLVIVGVALTVDELIGEHHSIERNLKQIKLERMKEEELKEIIDKGSRLLNMVIDDAVAADIVKLSQGFPHYTHLLSKYSAKFALINSRFSINSEDLNDAVMFSLKDVSETIRNAYLRASASTRATIFPEVILACALTKFDEYATFRAKDVEIPLSDILGQKVDITKFSYHLGKLINPDRGPLLERIGGKGRHRYRFLNPLMIPYIVLKGRERGLI; encoded by the coding sequence ATGTCTAGGTTTGAAGAAAAACTAAACGAGTTAGAAAAAGCGTTTACCCCAGCCGCTCCTATAAACAAAAGGGAGTTCTTCGCAGGAAGAGTAAACGAAATCGTAAAAGTGATTGACGCGGTTAAAGAAAAAGGAGCGCACGCAATCGTTTACGGAGAAAGGGGCGTAGGAAAAACATCGTTGGCGAATATAACAGCTGAAGTTATTTCTGAGGCCGCTGTAATAAAAACGAGTTGTGTTTCTTACGATAAATACGAAGATATATGGGATAAAACTTTAAAACGGATAAAGATGATTGGCGAACAAAGGAGAATAGGATATATAGAAGACGTTAATGTTGTAGAATATACCGCTCGGGAATTCATACCAGAAGGTCAAGAGATTAAACCCGAAAACGTAGCAGACATTATAAGTGGTATTTTTAATAAAGGAATAATTATTGTCGATGAATTCGATAGAATAAAGGGGGAAAAAATAAAGAGATTAATGGCTGATACCATAAAATATATTTCCGATAATATATCTGGTATAACCTTGGTCATTGTTGGCGTCGCATTAACAGTAGATGAATTAATCGGCGAACACCATTCGATAGAAAGAAATTTGAAACAAATAAAATTAGAGAGGATGAAAGAAGAGGAGTTAAAAGAAATCATAGATAAGGGGTCGCGGTTACTAAATATGGTTATCGACGATGCTGTTGCCGCTGATATCGTTAAACTATCCCAAGGTTTCCCGCATTATACACATTTACTTTCTAAATATAGCGCTAAATTTGCGCTAATTAATTCTAGGTTTTCGATTAATTCCGAAGACCTAAATGATGCAGTAATGTTCAGCTTAAAAGACGTAAGCGAAACGATACGCAACGCCTACTTACGGGCCTCCGCTTCGACAAGAGCTACGATATTCCCCGAAGTAATACTCGCTTGTGCTTTAACAAAATTCGACGAATACGCGACTTTTAGGGCTAAAGATGTTGAAATACCTTTGTCGGATATCCTAGGGCAAAAAGTAGATATAACGAAATTTTCTTACCACTTAGGAAAACTAATAAACCCTGACCGAGGGCCTTTATTAGAACGAATAGGCGGTAAGGGCCGGCACCGGTATCGTTTCTTAAACCCGTTAATGATACCTTACATTGTTTTGAAAGGGCGTGAGAGAGGATTAATATAA
- a CDS encoding PLP-dependent aspartate aminotransferase family protein, whose product MKELDFHTLAVQGAAPCDEKTGAVATPIYQTSTFSYFTADRGAALFAKEEQGYIYTRLSNPTNEKLEKNLALLEGADAGLTFASGLAAINALALYHCSAGDHFLVQKELYGGTYELFTKHFPRFGIDVTYLTDMTADAVGENIRDNTKLIFLETPSNPLLHIVDIAAVADVARKAGVPLAVDNTFGTPYLTQPIKLGATYAVHSATKYIGGHGDCIGGMVAGPREAMDEMRGSTYKDLGATTSPFNAFLFLRGLKTLPLRMDRHCANAQKVAEFLAEHDKVKKVYYPGLPSHPGHELAAKQMRLFGGMVGFDVANFGDAKKLLDGLNVCVQAVSLGDVMTLIEHPASTTHHGYPKEELADVGLSEGYIRISVGLEDPGDLVDDLAAGLDRI is encoded by the coding sequence GTGAAAGAGTTAGACTTTCATACGCTGGCCGTCCAGGGCGCGGCGCCCTGCGATGAGAAAACAGGCGCCGTCGCGACGCCGATATATCAGACTTCGACCTTCTCGTATTTTACCGCGGACCGGGGCGCGGCTCTCTTCGCCAAGGAAGAGCAGGGTTACATCTATACCCGCCTTTCGAACCCGACGAACGAGAAGCTCGAGAAGAACCTCGCGTTGTTGGAGGGTGCCGACGCGGGCCTTACTTTCGCCTCCGGATTGGCGGCCATAAACGCGCTGGCGCTGTACCACTGTTCCGCGGGCGACCACTTCCTGGTTCAAAAAGAACTCTACGGCGGCACGTACGAGCTTTTCACGAAGCACTTTCCGCGCTTCGGGATAGACGTAACCTATCTAACGGATATGACGGCGGACGCGGTCGGGGAAAATATCCGCGACAACACGAAGCTGATATTTTTGGAGACGCCGTCCAACCCGTTGCTCCACATCGTCGATATCGCCGCCGTAGCCGACGTCGCGCGAAAGGCCGGCGTACCGCTCGCGGTGGACAATACGTTCGGGACGCCGTACCTCACGCAACCCATAAAACTCGGCGCGACGTACGCGGTACACTCGGCGACGAAGTACATCGGCGGCCACGGCGACTGCATCGGCGGTATGGTCGCCGGGCCGCGAGAGGCGATGGACGAAATGCGGGGAAGTACGTACAAGGACCTCGGCGCGACGACGTCGCCTTTCAACGCCTTTCTGTTCCTGCGCGGTTTAAAGACGTTACCGCTGCGTATGGACCGCCATTGCGCCAACGCGCAAAAGGTCGCGGAGTTCCTCGCGGAGCACGACAAGGTCAAAAAAGTATACTACCCGGGCCTGCCGAGCCACCCGGGGCACGAGCTTGCGGCGAAACAGATGCGCCTCTTCGGCGGGATGGTGGGCTTCGACGTGGCGAACTTCGGCGACGCCAAAAAGCTCCTCGACGGCCTTAACGTTTGCGTCCAGGCCGTCAGCTTGGGCGACGTCATGACGCTAATCGAACACCCGGCGTCGACGACCCATCACGGCTACCCGAAAGAGGAGCTGGCCGACGTCGGCCTAAGCGAGGGGTATATCCGAATATCGGTAGGCTTGGAGGACCCGGGCGACCTGGTCGACGACTTGGCGGCGGGCCTGGACCGAATATAG